CATCGCGTTGCCGAGGGCGGCCGCCTTCACCGCGCGCTTCACCATCGCGGGGTCCGTGACGGTGACGTCGGCGGTGGTGCCGGCAGCGGGGCCGGCGGTGGCGTTCCGGCCGGGGTCCGCTTCGCTCCGCTGTCCGGGCAGGGGTGCGTCCGACGGCTCGGGCTTCCGTAGTGCGACGGGGGTGGCGCTCGCCAAGGGTTCGCTCGCCTGCTTTCGGTCGACGACAAGGACGAGGCCGCACCCGGTCACCCGGGGCGGCCCGAAAAGCGACCATAGGTGCAAGCGGCATCATTACGGTCGGTGTCCGGTCGGCCGCACAGTGACGCAAAACCGCTGCTATGCAGGTCAAACGGCATTTCCCCAGGTGGCGGGGGTTATGCACCCATGTGATCTTTGTCGCGGCGGAGGGCTGGAACCGCGGCCGCCCGAGGCGTCGAACCGCCCCTGACCGGGGGCGGGACCCGTCGGGCCCGCGGGGAGGCCCTGTTGGGCGCTTCAGGCGAAAGCGATAGAAAGCGATGTGGCTGCCAGGTGAAATGGTGGTTGCGTGCGTCCCCACATCAGGGACGAGAACTTCACATCAGAGGCGGGGACTGACGCGGACGGGAGGGTCGACGGGGCGTGGCGAACGTTGAGCACAGGGGACCGGGCGATGTCTTGGGAACGGGGCAGGCCGGTGAACCAGGGGCGCGGATGGGCGCCGCCCGTGTCGTCCTCTGGCTGCTCGCCGCCGTCCTCGCGATCCGGCAGATGGCCGTCGTCCTGCGGACGCCCGAGGGCGACCGGCTGACGGATCTGGAGACGTGGATCGGTCCCGAGGGCGTCCTGCACGTGAACGGTTCCTTCTACGACGCGGACAAGTTCACCGGCACGCCGTTCGCCGGACTCGTCCTCAAACCGCTCACCCGTGCGGGCGAACAGGCGCTCGGCTGGGGGTGGACGTTCGGGACGCTCGGTCTCGTCGTCGTGCTCGGCGTGGTCGCCGCCCGCGCCCTGCCGCAGCCCGTCACCCGCCGCACCTCGCTGCTCGCCGCCCCCGTCGCGGTCAGCCTGCTCATCCTGTCGCTGCCGGTCCGCAACACCCTCTACCTCGGCCAGACCAGCATCCTGCCGGTCCTGCTCGTCCTCCTCGGCCTCTTCGCGGTCCGCGGGCAGCGCAGCTGCGGTGTGCTGATCGGCGTCGCCGCGGCCCTGCAGCCCACCATGCTGCTCTTCGCCGTGCCGCTCTGGTTCACCGGCCGCAAGCGGGCGGCCGCCGCCACCGGCGGCTCCTTCGCCGCCGTCACCGCGCTCGCCTGGGCCGCGATGCCGAGCGACTCGACGACGTACTGGATCCACCACCTCGCCGGCACCGGCCTCGGGGCCGACCCGGACGCCAACGCCAACCAGTCGCTGCACGGCATGCTGCTCCGCGCCGGCCTCGAGGGCCCGCTGGAGATCGCCGTCTTCCTGGCGCTGAGCGCGGCCGTCATCGCCGTCGGCCTGCGTCGCGCCGTGCGCTACGCGCGGGACGGGCAGCTGCTCCTGGCCGTCGCGATCACCGGCTGCGTCGCCGTCGCGGTGTCGCCGACCACCTGGCAGCACCAGCTCCTGTGGGTGCTCTTCGCCGTGGTCGGCCGGGTCGGCAAGCGTCAGTCCGACCGCTACATGTGGCCGGTGGCCGTCATCCTCGTGTCGACGCTGCCCGCCAAGATGATGCTGCCGAACATGTCGGTCACCGCGCCGATCCGCGACAACATCGTGCTGATCGCGGCGCTCGCCGCGGCCGTCGTCGTGCCGTTCCTCTCCCGGTCCCACCCGCAGTACCGCGACCCGATCCCCACCGAGTACGCCGAGCCCGTCCCCGCCCGCTGGAGCCGGATCCCGCTCGTCCCGTTCTGGCGGCGCGTCCTCGCCCGCCCGAACCTCCTGCTCGAACTGCTCCTGATACGCGTCGGCTACTCCGCGTACCAGCAGGTCAGGCTCGCGGCGACCGGTGGCACGATCTCCGGGGGCCGGGCCGACGCCGAGCACCACGGCACGCAGGTCCACGCGATCGAGCGGTTCCTGCACATCGACATCGAGCACTGGTTCAACCATCTGACGGCGCGGACCGGCTGGATGGAGGACTTCTTCAACTTCTACTACACGTCGTTCCACTTCCTGGTGCCGCTGAGCGTCCTCGCCGTCCTGTACGTCCGCAGGCCCGCCGACTACCGCTGGGCGCGCTCCGCGCTCGGCTTCGCCACGGTCCTCGCGCTCATCGGCTTCTGGGCCTACCCGCTCGCCCCGCCGCGCCTCATGCCGGAGCTCGGCTTCATCGACACCGTGCACGGCGTGCAGGACTTCACCCAGCCGGACTACGGCACGCTGACGCAGCTCACCAACCAGTACGCGGCGATGCCCTCGCTGCACTTCGGCTGGTCGCTGTGGTGCGGTCTGGTCATCGCGGTCCTCGCGCCGCGGTGGTGGATGAAGGCGCTCGGCCTGCTGCACCCGTTCTTCACGGTCTGCGCGATCGTCGGCACCGGCAACCACTGGGTCCTCGACGCGGTGGGCGGCGCGGCCGTCGTGGGCGCGGGCTTCGGCCTGACCTACGTGCTGTCGGGGCCGCGGGTGCGGCAGCCGCTGAAGGTGGCCACGGGCGCGGAGCCCGTCACCGGCACGTCGAAGGCCGGCTCCGCGAAGGACCGTACCCCGAGGTGATCTCGTACGTGCCCGGTGCCGGCACCGAGAGGCGCGTGAACTCGCCGTGCGGTTTCAGGCAGGCGCCCTCGGCCCGCAGCCACGGCGAGTACACGAGACGCAGCGTCACCGAGCCGCGCTTCGGCACCCGCACCACCACGTTCGACCCGGTGGAGCGGACGACCGCCGCGGGCTCGGAGACCAGCGGCACCGGGTCCTTCACCTTGAAGATCTGCCAGTGCGCGTCCTTCCACACCGGTTTCAGCCACGTGGGTCCGCTCGCCACCAGCGCCGCCTCGTCCTCGGCGAAGCCGTCGGGCTTGCCCGAGGGCAGCACCACGTATCCGACGGCCCATCGGTCGAGCCACTCGCGGTAGGTGGTGGCCGAGAACGAACCGTCGTAGAAGAGCCGCCCGCGCTCGATGTCGAGCTGGCGGTTCCAGCCGCGCGCCATGTTCACGTACGGGGCGAGCGCCGTGGCCTCACGGTGGTTGCGGGTCGGGACGACCTCGACGCGGGTGCGGTTGGCCTCCAGGCGCTCCAGCTCCCGCACCACGCCGTGCGTGTCGACCGCCCACTTCGGGACCTTCGTCGACACGGCGAGGTCGTCGAGGGTCTTCTGCGTCACCCACGCCGAGGACAGCACGAGCGCGACGGTCAGGACGATCCTGCGGGCCTTGGTCAGGCCCGGCACGAGCAGGGCGGCGAGCAGCAGCGCCGGGCCCACCAGCTCCGCGAGCCGTTCGACGTTGGTGCCGATGGGGGAGGGGATGAGGTACGTCAGGACGGTCCCGACCGCGTAGACGCCCGCGCCCCACCGCAGCACCCGCCACTCGCGCGGGCCCGCGACGATGAGCGCCAGGCTGAACAGGACGGGCGGGAAGATCCGGTCGAAGGGCATCAGGTGCTCGCCGGTGAACGGGAAGAGCACCGTGGTCGCCGCGACGACCAGGAACGGCGGCAGGATCAGCGCGGCCGACCGCACCCAGTCGCGTACGAAGAAGTAGCCCGCGCCCGCCACGACGAGGAAGAGCCCCGCGACCGGGGAGCCCATGGTGGCCAGGGCCGCGCACACCACCGCGACCACCGTGCGCCGCTGCCGCACCAGGGCGAGGCAGGCCGCGAGGGCGAAGGCGAGACCGAGCGCGAACGTCGTGCGCCCCGAGGCGACGTTGCACCACACCGCGAGCGACGCGAGCACGGCGGGCCACAGCGGTCTTCGGATGCCGGAGCGCGCGATCAGGGCGGCGACCAGCCAGGCCCCCGCGACACCGGAGACCACCGTGACGGTCCGCACGCCGAGCGCCGCCATCAGGTACGGCGAGATGAGGCTGTAGCTGGCGGTGTGCATGCCGCCGTACCAGAAGAGGTTGTACGCGGCCGTGCCGTGCTCGGACGCGAACCGTGCCCACGCCTCCTGCGCCGCGAGGTCGCCGCCGCCCGTGGCGAGGAACGCCGCCCACACGATGTACAGGGGAAGGGTGGGGAGCGTGGCCAGGAGGGGGACGCGGTGGCGCCGGAAGAAGGGCCGGAGGGGTGAGTTCCGGCCCGTGGACGTGCTGTCGGACGGGGCGAGCGTTACGTCGGCAGAGGCCACGGCCACCGTTTCCGTTCGAGTCCGGGGAAGGCAAGGTTCACTTCCCCAGACGCCGGATGCAACGGAAACGTTGGTTCCGTAAATGTAATTGACCTGATAGGTCGCCTTATGACGCTCTATCGGCGCACGGTCGTGTGCCGCTCCTCAGGGCCGCGTGCCGACCCGTAGCTCCTTGACGCCGTTCAGCCAGGCCGAGCGGAGTCTGCGCGGGTCGCCGGTCAGGTGCAGGCCCGGCATGGCGTCGGCGACGGCGTTGAAGATCAGGTTGATCTCCAGGACCGCGAGGGACTTGCCTAGGCAGAAGTGCGGGCCTCCGCCGCCGAAGCCGAGGTGCGGGTTGGGGTCGCGGGTGACGTCGAACTTCTCGGGCGATTCGAACACCTCGGGGTCGTGGTTGGCCGAGGAGTAGAAGATGCCGACCCGGTCGCCCTTCCTGATCCGGGCGCCGCCGAGCTCCATGTCCTGGGTGGCGGTGCGCTGGAAGGAGACCACGGGGGTCGCCCAGCGCACGATCTCCTCGGCGGTGGTCGCCGGGCGCTCGCGTTTGTAGAGCTCCCACTGGTCCGGATGGGTCAGCAGGGCGTGCATGCCGTGGGTGATGGCGTTGCGGGTGGTCTCGTTGCCGGCCACGGCGAGCAGGATCACGAAGAAGCCGAACTCGTCGGAGGAGAGGTTGCCCTCGTCCTCGGCCGCCACCAGCTGGCTGACGATGTCCTTGGCGGGGCACTCCTTGCGGGCGGCGGCGAGGTTCATCGCGTAGGAGACGATCTCCATCGCGGCCTCGGC
The window above is part of the Streptomyces venezuelae genome. Proteins encoded here:
- a CDS encoding bifunctional glycosyltransferase 87/phosphatase PAP2 family protein, producing the protein MANVEHRGPGDVLGTGQAGEPGARMGAARVVLWLLAAVLAIRQMAVVLRTPEGDRLTDLETWIGPEGVLHVNGSFYDADKFTGTPFAGLVLKPLTRAGEQALGWGWTFGTLGLVVVLGVVAARALPQPVTRRTSLLAAPVAVSLLILSLPVRNTLYLGQTSILPVLLVLLGLFAVRGQRSCGVLIGVAAALQPTMLLFAVPLWFTGRKRAAAATGGSFAAVTALAWAAMPSDSTTYWIHHLAGTGLGADPDANANQSLHGMLLRAGLEGPLEIAVFLALSAAVIAVGLRRAVRYARDGQLLLAVAITGCVAVAVSPTTWQHQLLWVLFAVVGRVGKRQSDRYMWPVAVILVSTLPAKMMLPNMSVTAPIRDNIVLIAALAAAVVVPFLSRSHPQYRDPIPTEYAEPVPARWSRIPLVPFWRRVLARPNLLLELLLIRVGYSAYQQVRLAATGGTISGGRADAEHHGTQVHAIERFLHIDIEHWFNHLTARTGWMEDFFNFYYTSFHFLVPLSVLAVLYVRRPADYRWARSALGFATVLALIGFWAYPLAPPRLMPELGFIDTVHGVQDFTQPDYGTLTQLTNQYAAMPSLHFGWSLWCGLVIAVLAPRWWMKALGLLHPFFTVCAIVGTGNHWVLDAVGGAAVVGAGFGLTYVLSGPRVRQPLKVATGAEPVTGTSKAGSAKDRTPR
- a CDS encoding cytochrome P450, whose translation is MPCPALPDGFDFTDPDLLQDRVPLPEFAQLRQTEPVRWIAQPPRISGYDDAGYWAVTRHEDVKYVSTHPELYSSNLNTAIIRFNETITRDQIEVQKMIMLNMDPPEHTRVRQIVQRGFTPRAIRSLEDALRARAGSIVETALANAGPDGSFDFVTNVAVELPLQAIAELIGVPQADRSKIFDWSNKMAAYDDPEYAITEEVGAEAAMEIVSYAMNLAAARKECPAKDIVSQLVAAEDEGNLSSDEFGFFVILLAVAGNETTRNAITHGMHALLTHPDQWELYKRERPATTAEEIVRWATPVVSFQRTATQDMELGGARIRKGDRVGIFYSSANHDPEVFESPEKFDVTRDPNPHLGFGGGGPHFCLGKSLAVLEINLIFNAVADAMPGLHLTGDPRRLRSAWLNGVKELRVGTRP